In Spiroplasma floricola 23-6, the DNA window TAGAAGCTATTCAAAACCAGGAACACCTCATCATAATGGTAAACATGAAAGTTTTCATGGTCGTTTAAAAGATGAAACTATAAGAACATGTCATATTGAAAACATTAATCAATGTATGGAAATAGCATGAGCATGATTGGACTTTTATAATAATGATAGAATTAGAATGAATAAAAAATGATAAAAAAAAAAAAAAAACGTTCCCAATTTGGGGGGAACGTTGTAAATCCTACTCACTTAAATTTTTTAAAAAATTAATAATATTTAAATGGAGATTTCTATATATTTTAACCAATTATTATAACAATACACTTTGTTTTATATTGAATAACTCCTGCACTTTTATGTTTATATTCAAATTCAATTTCAATTGGATTTGAAAAATCAGTATTTTTTACTATACTTTCAATAAGATTTGCATCTAAATCATTTTCTGCAAATGCAACATATAATCTATAATCATAATCAAATCTCTCTTCATCTTGATTTTCATACATTCATTTAGCTAAAATTTCAGGATTGTTTTTTAAATACTCCTTTGGATTTACAATATTTAAATCTTCAATTAACTTATTTCCAAGAGATTTTGAAACTTTTTGATCAAACATAGTTCCATCTATAAAAAAATCTACAGATTTATTATGTAATAATAGTAGTATTTTTTAATATAACCCTCTTTAATTAGATTATTAGTATTTTCCAAAACTCTTTGCCTTTTGTTTATTGCATTTTGGATGCATTGGTTGAAGGTTATTTATAAAATTATCCTCGTAATTTTCATTTATATGATCTATATCTCAACTATATTTTTTATCTGGTTGTACTCCTTGATATTGTGCTTTTAACATTAAAGAACCACAAAGTGGACATGGTGCTTCTTGACTAAAATCTCATTTTTCTTTATCTAATTTTTGAAAATATTTAAACATTTTATTACTAATATAATCTTTTCATATTATATTTCTATCTTCTTTACTTCAAGTTCCTCTTTTATCTGCCATATTTTTTACCCCTTTATAATAATATTTTAATACTAAATTTAACTATTTGAGTAAACTTTTTAGTGATTTTTATTTATAAACTAAGTATTTTGTTTTAATTCACAAAGTAGACATTATAAACAGGAAAAAATAAATTCTTCATTTTCAAAAAATGAGAGATAGAGTTTTTTTATGTCAAAAAAGATAATTATTAATCAATGAATTAAAGTAATTAAAATTAGAAAAAATGAGAATACAAAGAAACCCATAAATACTATTTAAGCATTAATAATTCAAATATATCTTATAAAAATTTTTTAAGTTTATATAAATAAAAAATAGGCCTTTTGCCTATTAATTTTAATTTTATATGTTACATACTATTTTTTTCAAAAAATAAATAAAAACAATAACTACTATTGAGCAGATAATATTTCAATAA includes these proteins:
- a CDS encoding HNH endonuclease signature motif containing protein, coding for MADKRGTWSKEDRNIIWKDYISNKMFKYFQKLDKEKWDFSQEAPCPLCGSLMLKAQYQGVQPDKKYSWDIDHINENYEDNFINNLQPMHPKCNKQKAKSFGKY